From Vigna angularis cultivar LongXiaoDou No.4 chromosome 11, ASM1680809v1, whole genome shotgun sequence:
CGAAAATTGAATCATAAAATATGATCATGTAAGGACGAGAAGTGTTAAAATTTCATCTTACCAGCAGCATAAAGAGAAGCAAAATACAGAGAGTTTAGTCCTTGACATGAATATTTTATGTTTCCTTCTGTTCCTTTTTTTGACAAGAATAGAACAATTTCCAAAAATCATAAGAAAATCTATATCCAATTTCATCATGAAAACTCAGCAAAAATGTCccattttatattatgttacaCGTAACAACCTATAATCAATTATGAGAATCCATGCATCATATTGGATTCAAAAGAAGCAAGCTTGAAGACTTTAAAGTACGGTGGAAAAACTATTTCACGTGCTAaacataatttcaaaaaatatgcTTATGAAAGTTGACATACTGACATTGCATTTAAGTCACTAAATAATATTGGTAATATGAAATGGGTCTTAAACACATGGAAGCaaagcataaaaaaatcaatgtaCATTCCCTGTATATTAAATTATGTCTGATACAATTTTGACCATTGACACAAATGTAAGTTTGTGATAAAATACCAAACAGGAAAAAGAAGTTCTATATTACTGAAACTTGCTAAGTTCagataatgattaaaataatttctaaaaacaaAGAATTCTTACCATTCAGAAGACTAGTTTTCTCTCCAGTATCTTTGTACTGACGGAGGCATTGGTTTAGGCGGAAAAGATAAGGCAAAACAAGAACCAAAGGGATTGCGACAGAGTGGCTGCCACAAACAGAATCAGCTTCCAACCAGGCAATTGTGGCAAcctacaaaaatattaaaaagtgcAATCATTTGTTGAGAAATGAAGCATCCACAGCAAgcaaaaactaaatatataggTCCAAAAAGtctattcattaaaaataagctCCACTGGAACAGAGAACAGTGAGTACCATAAAAGTTGAAATCAAGTTCCAAATCTCAATAttacaaaatcaaatgaaaCTGATTTAgttctagaaaatattttgaatgaaatcaagtaAACTCGTTCCATCTCAATAAAAGGAATTCATCATACCCGTGAACTTTATCAAGTTCTGTAATAGTCAGAATGGGATATTTAAGTTgctaaaataaaatgaaaaatataaattctcaAACCAATAATAGAAGATATTAGAAGCAATTTATCAGAATCAAACCTGTCGATGGGTCATTCTACATACTGAACGCTCCAAATCAGAAAACACCTGCAAAAAGTTACAATTTACAAccataatcaaaataatataattatacattACTAGATACTAAAATTTAGATCAACAGATTATGTCAATTCTAAACTCTCAGGTTAAGTCAGTGTTAGACCACTgtatctataaaaataaaaataagtaaatacaCGCAAAAACATATAGCTCCAAATCTCTAAATGAAATAGACTAGACGCAAAACCTAACGATAAAGATTTACAAGGAAGAGAAGGACAAAGGCTTTtctaatagaaatataaaattgaaaaggaagCACACCTTTACCATGGAAGTTAAGATATCAGCCAAGAAAAAATCTGCAAACGATATTGACTGTTttaataaaacagaaaacagttAGATCATATTCAAGCATAGTTCCAAGTTCCAACACTATGCTAAAAGCATCAATTCATAAGGTACAAAGTAGAGCCATGAGCAAGGTTTTGGCTCAAACATCAAACTTACGAAATCTCAGTAAATAGAGAACAAGAATAATTTTCTTCTATTCATCAAAGTTAAACATCGCAACAGTTATCACATATCTTGAAGGAAAGTTCATCATGAAGCCTCTTTGGGGGTTTTACTTGTGTGCATGCACATAGTAGTATATCTAGATGGATGCACCACCTATCGAGACAAAGGCTGTGATAAGAAGGTTAtaaattgtgttttgaatgaCTTATTACCAATGATTGCTAGCTTTTCTAGTCACTTCATTACACTTGGAAGAGCATCTGAGTATGTAATCTAAGGCTTTAACATTAATAGCATGTTTTTTATGGCCACCAAATGACAGGGGGAGTTGTATGAGTACTTGTGTAACTTTCATGAAAACTGAATGCAGAGAAGCAAGTGAATATAATGAGTCTAACAATCTATGTTGAAGGTTTATATATCCTGCCCACTCATGCATATCATAAATATAAGCCAAATGCTAGAATTTTCTACTATTTGAAGAGTAATACTGTAAGAATTTACACAATACAAATGAGAGTGAACTTGCCTGTAATGGGAAAATTATTCTCCCAAGTGTCTTTAAGAAGAAATATCTagatgaaaagtaaaaaatatcaaaGGGGAATATCAAAACCAATATTGCGGCAGCATATAAGAGCACCTGCAGAATACatgagaaaatttaaaaaataaaatccaacaagataaaaaaaaaggaagcaCAAAATAGAATTAAATGTCCATTTATATTgcaacaaatgaaaaaaatcatttataagttattttctaTATGATGATTGACTGGAGTTTACTGAGTTACTGAATACAGAGTATGCTTTTTATTAACATATGATTGAAACTGAGTGTACTTTTTCAGACCGAGCAGTTTGGATGATTCAAACAAGCATAAATTACCAACCAACCAACACTGAATTTAAACAAAGAAATATGCTAAGTAACCATTTTGAaggtatttaaataaaaacatccGATATGATGCTAAAATAATTACACAGTATTTTTCCCTTCCTTACCACCAccacaagaaaaagaaatagataTAATAGAGCTATTAACACCATGATTAACAATAAACACTATCCCAGTTGAAGTAGATCTTTTTATGTCCAAATCTAATGAATACAATAACAGTAAAGCTTCATTCCATTATACAAGGTTGGGTACATGGATCACACAACACCTGTGCTACATAATAACCTTTTGTTTCTCACTCTCTTCACTAAACTAGGTTTCTCATCCAGTCTGATAATATTACCTTATTAATAAATGATTGAAACTACCTCCCAATAACATGATCAGTACTCATTTGCTACAGATATTTTGCAGGCAATGTGCAGCTTTCATTAGATTGGTTCATCATAAACTTTTTGTTTGATCAAAGGCATAAAAAAACTGCAAGCAAATAAAACACTTTCAAGAAACAAATTACCAATATAAAGTGTGTTTGGTTCAGCTTATCTTAAAGAAACAATTGCCTATGCTTGCTTATTTTGCAAGATTTATGAGGaagcttttgaaaaattatttcccCAAACTTAAGTGTTACCTAACTGAACTAAATTCCAAAAACATGATATCCaagcaaacaaaaataataactaatgaGTGGATGCATCTATTACACTGGTTGTGATGCAGCATAGGAGACTTCTCCATGAGAATAAAGATAAATGTATGCTGTCATACTAGTTGGAACAATAATTGTCATCCATGTAGCACACTGCAAAATcaaataggaaaagaaaaagacttcAGTCAATCATTCAAGAGTAATTATTGACAAAGGAAACGAAGAGTTGGTGTAAAAAcagaaatatgaaatattagAGAAATGGATGACAACAAAGCCAGGGAGATGTCCCAATTTAgatataattacaataattgaaGGGAAAACCAACCAGACTAACATAAAGACCATAGAgtagtaaaaaaaagttatttaaagcATAATTAGTACACAGAAATGGCCGCTCCTTAGTTGGCAAAAATATGAAACAATGATTAACATATGCACCTTTATTCCACAGGAAACCCCATTCCCACCCTTCAAAATAGTCATTCTTTGCAAACTGgaagtgttaatttttttctttcctttccttatttaattttactagTTATAAACATATAAAGTATACTTGCGATTCAAAACTAACAACTTCCCCAGTAACAAAACtaacaattaatatttgttgataaaaaaaaataaaaaatacttgcGATTCCACTCAATGCTTATTTCAAGTACTAAACATGAAAACTGAATGAAAAAAACTGGCATACAAGTACATTCTCGAGCAAACCAAATATTGGAATAGAGATAGTTGCTCTACCATTGTTCCCAACAAGTCATGACACTGCCAATTTTATTCTCCTTGAATCTGAAACAAGACATAGGTCAAAGTGGTGAGTTGATACCTTCCATATTTCTCTATGGGTCAGATGATTTTGATCAAGATCAAATATTTTTGCATAATTGACTCCGCCTTGAGCAAAAAACCATAAGTTGATTCCCCACAGCCAAATCATCAAAGCCTGAaatataacaaagaaataaaacacaTCATACAACAAATGTGAATGCAAAGGGGTGAATCCATGCATCCACAGAGTGTCAGACCGAGACAGTGTGTAGGGGGAGGAGGGGGACTAACCGCCAGAAGAAGAGggttaaaatacaaaaatgctTCATAAAGGAACAAATCCCGCTTGTCTGCACTCATTATCATTACAGAATCCCATCCAATCTACAATTTCCAACACGGCAAATAAGATTGTGGAAACTACAacagaagttcagtagaaacaTAGCAGAGACCAATACCACTGACCTTACAACAGATGAAGGCCCAAATGAGGAACAATAGCACCTACAGTCATCTCAATTGCATTattgaagaaagaaagtaaaaggaaaaataaaagaaaaataaatgtaaagaaGTAAAACAGTAGGAAGACACACGGCTAGGAcaagaaagaaagtaaaaggaaaattagAAACCAAATAAATGTAAAGAAGTCACATTGCAGCTCATTATGTCATTCTGTACTCAAATAAATGATGTCATTTACTACATTTTTCTCCCAGAAAGAATCAAACATAATGAAAGAAACATTACATTCCATCATTAAGTCAAACAATTTTTGCATTCATTAAAATGACAGCATTAAATAcatcataaattattaattaaaaaccaaaacaaagtTCCGAACACTTTCTAAAAGGCAAAGCAATGTAAGAACCTTGAATCTCCACAACAAGGCGGGTGATGGCATCATTGTAGCAGCACCCACAGTTGTCACGCTACCCTTCGAATCGTCTGCCTCCACGGGATGCAATAAACCTTCCTCGACGCCATTCTCCACTTCGTGTTCATCTAAGAACAGAACAAACTAGAAGTTATGTGGACTTAATCACCAAACCAATACAaggaaaaaacttaaaaattaaggGACTTATAATTAAAGTTACCGAGATCATAAACAACTGGTCTACTCCCAGACTTGCGTAAGTGTGTACTATTAGAAGGATTGGCAACACCTCCAAACATAGATGAAATGAAAACACAAACAACTACGCTCTTGTACCTGCACCCCCTCCTCCAATTCCCCTAATAATCTGTCAACATgcagaaatttgaaaattaattaattaattaactaagtAACTACTTTATTTATGTACTTTACCAAATCCTAACTGAACTAATTAAAGAGATCAACATAGCAAGCGACACACAGCACAGTCTAAATTAACACAAGCTCTACCACGATTCATGCACTAGCTACATTGTAAAACTTCAGAAATTGGAAATGCAAACAATTTTTCAGCTAATCGAAGAATGAATTGAACATGAAAATGTCGATCCAAAGAAGTAGGGAGCCGTACCGAATCAAATCGAATCGAAAGGAGGCGTTAATTGGAGGATGAATTGATGTGCTTGTGTGATTACTTCCGTGGCTGTGTCGCTCGCTATCTCACATGGCGGAAAAAGGGTTTAGATTGCGAAGGACGAACTGAACGCGTGTATTTGAACCGGGGAGAAGAACAGTGTTGCACTATTTTGAAGTTTGGTAATAACCTGTAGAATTTTACTTTGGTCCTAATCATTCCTTAAAGTACAATAACTTTTATGTGAAATTTTGtcttattatacttttaaatgttcattttttattataatataatttaaaaagtatccCATATGTCTTGGAATTTAATTCAAACATATTAGGCgtgtaaattattttgtatatctCTAACAACAGTTACTTTAACAtatatctataattattttaattagatgATAGTATAAGCTTTTATACTAAAAAcggataaaaaataaattattaaatttattaattagtttttaaataaattttaataccgatatattatatgtaattgaatatttactattatattatctatattttattgagtatatagaaaataaaatagtgtaATAAAAAGATTTTGTCGAAGATACATGAATGGATACTCGTTTTTTAAATGTGAATATTATATGGTCCAATTAAAAACACACATTTTAATGCTTTTTGTGtaaaatattatgtatatataaaattatgtaataaaaaacggaagaagtgaaaaaaaatatataaataagatttattcaatgttatttttttttctttatttatttatttattttaaattaagtctATATATAGCTCTGAACCAAACTCAATAATTAACCAAACTCAGGTGACGTGGACTAGTCCACCTAAACCCTTCTCACTCTCCTCATGTTTTTTCTGCTTTTACCGTGTTTTTCGTTGGGTTTATTAACTAGGATTAAgcaattattaaataaaaaaagaagaagttaGTTTCCATATTAatcaatatttgaaaaactaaaattgcTATTAAATTGATGATGTTACAGTTTTATTCTacttatatcataatttttaaaagcaggataatattaatattaattatgacCTTGGGAAAAGAAGACGGCCGTTTAAAAATCAGAATCTATTTGGCTAGTTTTGTGCATGAAATAAcacaaaaccaaaaccaaaatcaaaatccTTTTCTTCATTATTTCTACAAATATTTCTCAATACATTGTGAGTCCAAATAATACTTACGATATTttatttgcatttatttacGGATGATGAACTGTCCGATTAAATCTGCTGAATTTATTACAGTCAGATCAATGGCTGAAAGTTTCTTCCACAAACCAGTCCACATCAGCAAATACTCTATTTTCACGCTTTTGCTATTGTGACAACTCCTAACAAAGCAAACCTAATAAATAAAGTGATCATTGAGTTAGTGTTACTAGAACCTTGGTCTGCTAGCTTTGTTTCTCTCATTCACATTCATGGGTTCTGGGCTTCCAGATCTTGGATAATATTCTGTACCAGCTGCGTCTGGAGGGGAGCTACAGCAATTTTGGTCTGGTAAGGGTAaaactcattttctattttattttgcgCATTACATAATTAACAATTATGATGGATGATGGAtaacttttctttgtttttgagCTGTCAAggaattaatttcaaatttcatattGCAGCTGAACTAGTTTTACATGAACTAGTCATATATCTGAAATAATCAATCTTTTCTATCTAAGAATGTCACGCTATTGGTGTCAATTTTTATAGGATAGAGAAGCAAAGTTCTTGAGTTTGAGCTCTTGTTgtgaattgaaaattaaataattaaagaaattattatacAAAATAGGAAGAATTCAAGGAATGATTCCGGtaagggaaaaagaaagattatACAAATTCATCTAATAAACTATGTAGTTCGAGAACCTAATTTGTTCTACACTTGCTTTCATTTTTGTTTGCGTTTAATTTCAAAAAGATTCATTTTGTCACTTTTTGTTTGGTTGGAGATGGCTAAAGGTTAGGAAATGCATCTTAGAATAAATTGAGTTTAGCATAGTTGTAACAGTGTCCATATTTAGTATTAGATCATCGTGTTGAGAGAATTGGAGTCAAAACAAATGAAGTTGAGTTGTCTATGTCATGATAGAGTTTAGTTGAGTGAGTTATGATGAATAATGAGTGACATTGTAGGGGCATGGAACCTCTGTGTGAGTTTTGTTGGGCTGTGATAGCTGTGGTTTATTGCAAGTCAGATTGTGCTCGTCTCTGCTTGCATTGCGATGGCTGTGTGCACTCTGCAAATTCTCTGTCTCGCAGGCATTCGCGTTCTCTCCTTTGTGATAAGTGCTATTCCCAGCCAGCAGTGATACGTTGCATGGATCATAAGTTGTCCTCGTGTCAAAGTTGTGACTGGAACCCGACTGCTTGTTTTGCAGCGGGACATAGGCGCCTCACGTTGAATTGTTACAATGGTTGTCCTTCTTTGTCGGAGTTTTCTAGGATGTGGTCCTTTGTGTTTGATGATAGTTCCTCACAAGCTGGTTGGGAATCTGTTAGCACTTTGCTAAAAAGTGATAGCTGCACTAGCCTGGAGCAACCTGATCACAATGGTGGTTCCTTTAGTTTGGTGATTGAGAAGTTGGATGAAATTGAATCTTGTGTCAGATATGAACCTTGGATGGGGCAACCTCACATCATTCCTTCAAATCCAAATTACACACCGTACTGCAAGGAAGAAAGATTTTTCCTAGCTCAGGACTCAAACCAGCCAAAGGTATGCAAGCTATGCCTTCTActgatttttgtgtttttggttCATTATAAGCAGTATGTATGCATTGTTTTTAACTTGTAAAGATAACACACCATTGTTTAGTACATTATCAGTGCGTTTCTTTGCTCCCTCTATTTAAAAGTATATGTCAAATAAATCCAGCCATTGCACAAGGATTAAGAAAACTCTTAAATTGCCGCAATTATAAGAAGTATAATTGTACACGACTAAATTATCCACTGTTAAAGTATTCGAAATATTACCACTCAGGTAATTTCTTGCATTCCATTTAGTGAACAACGAAAGATACTTAGAAATAAAGACAAAGTtataaaagggaaaaaaaatatgtCTTAGTTTCTTAAAGAAACACTTAactaaaacaacaaatattCTGAAATGTAACATTTCACAGGGAAAGAAGAACTATAATATTGACAAAAGTGGTTAGAACATGCAATATGAGAATTAGTAAGCTCTTTTCATGTTCCTAGCAATTCCCTATTTTTCTCCTTAACCAAAGCTgatagaagtttttttttaatgttacttCTTAACTCAAATTAGACGCAGGAGTGTACTGATCGAGGAACTGGTGATGGGAATGGACTCTCTGAAGGTCTCAATGTGGACAGAGCTccaataaattttgaaagtgcTGAAGAAATATTTGGCTGTTCACAAGCTGCCACTAGATACCCTCTTGAAGATGGAGGAGTGGACTGTCTATTGATGGATAAAAAATTATCAGTCACCGAATCTAGTTCACTTATTGAGAGTGCCTTAGAGGTTATTCCTCAAAACTCATTTTCTGATTCTCCTCTCTAAATTTCCTTATGGTATAAGGTTTACCAGTAGTGTATAAAACTAATTGTCAACCACGTGATTGTTTAAGGCATCATCATCAATTCAACAAGATTGTGTGGCTTTTCAGTCATCTAGGACACCTGGATCAGTTAGTATGTTGCAGGTTATGAACAGTAACACAAACTGTGCACTTATGAATCCTAGCAGCACTGGAAACATCAGTCTGGGATTTTCTCAGGGTCAAGTTCATTCAAGCATACCTCTTCAATTAGGCAACATTGTGGGTGAAAATAGTTCTACTGAATATCAAGACTACGGGATATCGCCAATGTTTCTGCCGGGTGAAATCCCCTGGGAATCAAATATGGAGGGTACATGCCCACAAGCAAGGGATAAGGCTAAAATGAGATacaatgagaaaaagaaaactcgaACGTACGCACCTTTAATTCTCTACATATTTTATggtaaaatgaaatgaagactttctcttttcatttgttttactTTCATGACTAATATGCTCATTCAAATTTATATGCTTGCACTGACAGAGGTTTAACTGTTCGTTGTTTAAGTCACTCAAGTGCTATTCTATATATAACCATTTGAATTTGTGAGCTAACACACATTATAATTTGGCATCTAAAAAACCATTTTTTGGGAGAACATATCCTATCCTATATTATGTAGTGTAATTGAAACTCTTCTGGAATATGTCCCCATACTTCATTATGGTCTACTATTTATGATGTTATCAGATGTTCAGACCTCATGCATTTCACCCTTGTGTTTCCATTTTAGATAGTGTTTGTTTTCTGGTGAGGCTGGGTGGAGACTCTCAACAGACTTTGCTGATTTCTTATCTGCAGGTTTGGTAAGCAAATAAGATATGCATCTCGGAAAGCAAGGGCCGATACTAGAAAACGTGTGAAAGGTAGATTTGTTAAAGCAGGCGAAGCATATGATTATGACCCTCTTGTGACAAGGGAGGTCTAAGAATATTATCTGCATGAAAGATATGCTTTTTCTGACTGGTTAGTCTGTCATTGGACGTTGTAAGTACATTGCATTCTTTTCAAGGGATGTTTTGTTTATAACCTGAAAGCAGATAGATAATTATTCAAAACTTGACTGCTTGGGTGATTGATACAGATTTATTAGAGATTTTAACAGGTTAGtatttagaagataaaaaagatatgtAATTGGGAATTGCACAGGAAGGGATTGACATTGCATTTAATTATACATAGGAACAAAGAAGAGCCCAACGTTTGAACAGATTTCAAAAACAGCATCACGGTCACTATGAATTCAGATAAACACACGGGGTAAGATAAACACCACTTTATACATCTaacaatcttttcttctttaagtTGTAAAAGGATAGAGCTGAATACTCTTTTCTCtacttaaaattaatattgaaagtGCTTATAGAAAGTTATTATGGGTTTCAAAGTCCTGCTATATGCCTATATAGTTCCTATTATATTTACCATTGCTTCGGCTTACTGACAGATAAGATTAGACCTTTTATTGCATTACTTAGAATTAAATCATCTTTTGCCTTCTTTGTTGATGTTTGAATTTGATCATTCAACTATTTGCAGGCCTACATTTGCTTCCTTGCTTTAAGAGGAGATGTACATAGTTATCCACACCTGAATTTGAAAGGTGAGACACTGTTATGTGTAAACACCGTCtagaataaaaggaaaactgGTGTTTGGCAAGCAACTATAGTCAACCTCACATTGTCTGCTGTCAGTTTGGTCCTTCCTCAAAGAGATCCTTCACACGACAATATTCTGTCATCCTAAGCCATTGTTCAAGAACAACACCTatcaaaaaaattcttcaagaacaacaccataaaaaaatcattcaagaACAACTACACCATAATTTGGAACATCTTCGTTTCTCCCATTTTCATCAGATTAGTGAGCACGATCACCTATGGATTGAGATGCCATTGTTGTTCTTGACTTGCTGGAAGCCAGTTTCACTTTGCCTCAACTATTTCATTGCTTCTATGACTCTATTTTCTGAGGATGATACTTGCTTCTTTAATAACTGTACAAAGTACAAACTTTTCTCAAGGGAAGTTTGTTTAGGTTACTTCTCCATTATTTTCCGGGTTTCTATCTGCCTTTTCATGGTATGGTGCAGAAGTACtgaaatacaataaattttctCATCATAATAAAGTAGTTATGGGATTTTCCATTTCTGTATGcagttttgtttattttgg
This genomic window contains:
- the LOC108334106 gene encoding uncharacterized protein LOC108334106 isoform X2, producing the protein MFGGVANPSNSTHLRKSGSRPVVYDLDEHEVENGVEEGLLHPVEADDSKGSVTTVGAATMMPSPALLWRFKVLLFLIWAFICCKIGWDSVMIMSADKRDLFLYEAFLYFNPLLLAALMIWLWGINLWFFAQGGVNYAKIFDLDQNHLTHREIWKCATWMTIIVPTSMTAYIYLYSHGEVSYAASQPVLLYAAAILVLIFPFDIFYFSSRYFFLKTLGRIIFPLQSISFADFFLADILTSMVFSDLERSVCRMTHRQVATIAWLEADSVCGSHSVAIPLVLVLPYLFRLNQCLRQYKDTGEKTSLLNALKYSTAVPVIFLSALKYHVFPDKWTNFYRPLWLLSGVVNSSYSFYWDVNRDWDLGGFTRIFKFNKPHLFSHMLHGRRWVYFWVIGSNLILRCTWTYKLSAHLRHNYLTVFIIAALEIFRRFQWIFFRVENEWNKMNSKSHSHLSAKEIPNDEENLLHSIDYSV
- the LOC108334106 gene encoding uncharacterized protein LOC108334106 isoform X3; protein product: MISFVLFLDEHEVENGVEEGLLHPVEADDSKGSVTTVGAATMMPSPALLWRFKVLLFLIWAFICCKIGWDSVMIMSADKRDLFLYEAFLYFNPLLLAALMIWLWGINLWFFAQGGVNYAKIFDLDQNHLTHREIWKCATWMTIIVPTSMTAYIYLYSHGEVSYAASQPVLLYAAAILVLIFPFDIFYFSSRYFFLKTLGRIIFPLQSISFADFFLADILTSMVKVFSDLERSVCRMTHRQVATIAWLEADSVCGSHSVAIPLVLVLPYLFRLNQCLRQYKDTGEKTSLLNALKYSTAVPVIFLSALKYHVFPDKWTNFYRPLWLLSGVVNSSYSFYWDVNRDWDLGGFTRIFKFNKPHLFSHMLHGRRWVYFWVIGSNLILRCTWTYKLSAHLRHNYLTVFIIAALEIFRRFQWIFFRVENEWNKMNSKSHSHLSAKEIPNDEENLLHSIDYSV
- the LOC108334106 gene encoding uncharacterized protein LOC108334106 isoform X4, whose translation is MMPSPALLWRFKVLLFLIWAFICCKIGWDSVMIMSADKRDLFLYEAFLYFNPLLLAALMIWLWGINLWFFAQGGVNYAKIFDLDQNHLTHREIWKCATWMTIIVPTSMTAYIYLYSHGEVSYAASQPVLLYAAAILVLIFPFDIFYFSSRYFFLKTLGRIIFPLQSISFADFFLADILTSMVKVFSDLERSVCRMTHRQVATIAWLEADSVCGSHSVAIPLVLVLPYLFRLNQCLRQYKDTGEKTSLLNALKYSTAVPVIFLSALKYHVFPDKWTNFYRPLWLLSGVVNSSYSFYWDVNRDWDLGGFTRIFKFNKPHLFSHMLHGRRWVYFWVIGSNLILRCTWTYKLSAHLRHNYLTVFIIAALEIFRRFQWIFFRVENEWNKMNSKSHSHLSAKEIPNDEENLLHSIDYSV
- the LOC108334106 gene encoding uncharacterized protein LOC108334106 isoform X1 — encoded protein: MFGGVANPSNSTHLRKSGSRPVVYDLDEHEVENGVEEGLLHPVEADDSKGSVTTVGAATMMPSPALLWRFKVLLFLIWAFICCKIGWDSVMIMSADKRDLFLYEAFLYFNPLLLAALMIWLWGINLWFFAQGGVNYAKIFDLDQNHLTHREIWKCATWMTIIVPTSMTAYIYLYSHGEVSYAASQPVLLYAAAILVLIFPFDIFYFSSRYFFLKTLGRIIFPLQSISFADFFLADILTSMVKVFSDLERSVCRMTHRQVATIAWLEADSVCGSHSVAIPLVLVLPYLFRLNQCLRQYKDTGEKTSLLNALKYSTAVPVIFLSALKYHVFPDKWTNFYRPLWLLSGVVNSSYSFYWDVNRDWDLGGFTRIFKFNKPHLFSHMLHGRRWVYFWVIGSNLILRCTWTYKLSAHLRHNYLTVFIIAALEIFRRFQWIFFRVENEWNKMNSKSHSHLSAKEIPNDEENLLHSIDYSV